One window of the Perca fluviatilis chromosome 5, GENO_Pfluv_1.0, whole genome shotgun sequence genome contains the following:
- the LOC120559621 gene encoding keratin, type II cytoskeletal 8-like: MHRQRTATTQPSPSSPAVKSPHSTTMSMRITRSSRQGVRMSSGGFSSMSMGSYSSPKISSGASQAASITAVTVNKSLLTPMKIDIDPSLQVVRNQEKEQIKTLNNRFVSFIDKVRHLEQQNKMLETKWKLLQGQTATSSNVEPMLKAYISNLQRQLEFLNNDKQKLDMENNVMHKNVDDYKKKYETEIIHRNDAENEFVMLKKDVDAGYMSKMKLEDSVRLIRDEFNFLKALYDEELHELQESLKETSVVVQMDNSRGLNMDQIVSEIKAQYEDIVARSREEAESWHKNKFDQMTAEANQYGNELRSTKGEISELNRMISRLQNEIQAVMAQRTNLEGQVAEAEQRGEGVVQDAKARIRDLEMALQRAKHDMALQLREYQELMNVKLALDIEISTYRKLLEGEEERLGKDSFVNIQTVPTKTVQVDNYRPRRRSAVLIKTVETETHDKTYKTAAH; this comes from the exons ATGCACAGACAGAGAACAGCTACCACCCAACCCTCTCCATCCTCACCAGCAGTGAAATCTCCACACAGCACTACCATGAGTATGAGGATCACACGCAGCAGCCGCCAAGGAGTACGCATGTCTTCAGGGGGCTTCAGTAGCATGTCTATGGGATCCTACTCCAGCCCCAAGATCAGCAGCGGGGCTAGCCAGGCGGCCTCGATTACAGCTGTGACTGTCAACAAGAGCCTGCTCACCCCAATGAAGATAGACATCGACCCCAGCTTACAAGTTGTTCGCAACCAGGAGAAAGAGCAGATCAAGACCCTCAACAACCGTTTTGTCTCATTCATTGATAAG GTAAGACACCTGGAGCAGCAGAACAAAATGCTGGAAACCAAGTGGAAGCTGTTGCAGGGACAGACTGCCACCTCCTCTAATGTTGAACCCATGTTGAAGGCCTACATCTCCAACCTCCAAAGGCAGCTGGAGTTTCTCAACAATGACAAACAAAAACTTGACATGGAGAACAATGTCATGCACAAAAATGTGGACGACTACAAGAAAAA GTATGAGACAGAGATCATCCACAGGAAtgatgcagagaatgaatttgtCATGCTCAAGAAG GACGTGGACGCAGGTTACATGTCCAAGATGAAACTAGAAGACAGTGTGCGTCTTATCCGTGATGAATTCAACTTCCTCAAGGCTCTGTATGACGAG GAGCTGCATGAGCTGCAGGAGAGCCTGAAGGAGACCTCCGTGGTGGTGCAGATGGACAACTCCCGTGGCCTAAATATGGATCAGATTGTGTCTGAGATTAAGGCTCAGTATGAGGACATTGTTGCCCGCAGCCGTGAAGAAGCTGAAAGCTGGCACAAAAACAAG TTTGACCAGATGACTGCAGAAGCCAACCAATACGGCAATGAGCTGCGTAGCACAAAGGGGGAAATATCTGAGCTCAACCGAATGATCAGCCGCCTGCAGAATGAGATCCAGGCTGTAATGGCACAG CGTACCAACCTTGAGGGCCAGGTAGCCGAAGCGGAGCAGCGTGGGGAGGGGGTCGTGCAGGATGCCAAGGCTCGCATCAGGGACCTGGAGATGGCTCTGCAGAGGGCCAAGCACGACATGGCTCTGCAGCTCAGAGAGTACCAGGAGCTCATGAATGTGAAGCTGGCCCTGGACATAGAGATctccacctacaggaagttgctggagggagaggaggaaag ACTTGGAAAGGACTCCTTTGTCAACATCCAAACAGTCCCCACCAAAA CCGTCCAGGTTGACAACTACAGGCCGCGAAGACGAAGCGCAGTTCTCATCAAGACAGTGGAGACCGAGACCCATGACAAAACATACAAAACTGCAGCACATTAG
- the abtb1 gene encoding ankyrin repeat and BTB/POZ domain-containing protein 1, whose protein sequence is MDVYDLFSSCRKGDICRVRYLVEQRDVDLNVRDKWDSTPLYYACLCGHEELVQYLLASGAKCEANTFDGERCMYACLNESVRRLLKDYKCISVRAMQRDDFNYFLHMLLEQGQHSDVKFQVHGQIFMAHRCILSARSEYFTDMFETKWKGKSLITLKHPLINPAAFGAILQYSYTGRMDIDVSLVEDCRRLAKQCKMEDLIEELENKCKQVYEYVSNKPGICVKVLSLEPLSCQLQEEMAQLADCALPIELRVGFGELPFNRVDRFPTYPDICFRVDGFNFLCHKAFFCGRSDYFKALLEDHFSEGEQLQSQPSTPVITLHNISHEIFIHVMYYIYTDDTQLITEIVFDVLCVADMYLLPGLKRLCGKALAKTICEDNVMCMWKMAKLFRLSRLEDHCTEFMAKTIERMVEQAEFAEIIKEDAASLEERHETDSVPLVDEIRYHIASNVQTYSEIEEANQKLEALEELLSSINIDC, encoded by the exons ATGGATGTGTACGATTTGTTTAGTAGTTGCAGAAAGGGCGACATTTGTAGAGTCAG ATACCTTGTTGAACAACGTGATGTGGACCTCAATGTAAGAGATAAATGGGACAGCACCCCTTT GTATTATGCTTGTCTCTGTGGTCATGAGGAGCTGGTCCAGTACCTGTTGGCTAGTG GTGCCAAGTGCGAAGCCAACACGTTTGATGGCGAGAGGTGTATGTACGCCTGTCTAAATGAATCTGTTCGGCGCCTGCTCAAAGATTATAAGTGTATCAGTGTCCGCGCCATGCAGCGCGACGATTTTAACTACTTTCTGCACAT GTTACTGGAGCAGGGTCAACACAGTGACGTCAAGTTCCAGGTTCATGGACAAATATTTATGGCCCACCGATGTATTCTCAGTGCACGCTCCGAGTACTTCACTGATATGTTTGAGACCAAATGGAAAGGGAAGAGCTTGATCACCCTCAAACACCCACTG ATCAACCCTGCAGCCTTTGGAGCCATCCTGCAATATTCCTATACAG GACGAATGGATATTGATGTAAGCCTTGTGGAAGACTGCAGACGACTTGCTAAACAGTGCAAAATGGAAGATCTAATTGAGGAGTTGGAGAATAAATGCAAACAGGTGTATGAATATG TGTCCAATAAGCCAGGAATTTGTGTGAAGGTTCTCAGCTTGGAGCCGCTCAGCTGTCAACTTCAGGAGGAGATGGCTCAGTTAGCAGACTGCGCTCTTCCCATTGAACTAAGA GTTGGATTTGGTGAACTTCCCTTTAACAGAGTCGACCGCTTCCCTACTTATCCTGACATCTGCTTCAGAGTCGATGGTTTCAACTTCTTGTGTCATAAG GCGTTTTTCTGCGGACGTAGTGATTATTTTAAAGCCTTGCTGGAGGACCACTTCAGTGAGGGAGAGCAGCTGCAGTCCCAACCCAGCACCCCAGTGATTactttacacaacatttcccaTGAAATATTCATCCACGTCATGTATTACATCTACACCGATGACACACAG CTAATAACAGAGATCGTGTTTGACGTGCTGTGCGTGGCTGACATGTATCTGCTGCCGGGGCTGAAGCGTCTTTGTGGGAAGGCGCTCGCGAAGACAATATGTGAGGACAACGTTATGTGCATGTGGAAGATGGCAAAGCTTTTCCGTCTCTCTCGGCTGGAGGATCACTGCACAGAGTTCATGGCCAAGACCATTGAGCGG ATGGTGGAGCAGGCCGAGTTCGCAGAGATCATCAAAGAGGATGCTGCGTCGTTGGAGGAGCGGCACGAGACGGACTCTGTCCCTCTGGTGGACGAAATCCGTTACCATATCGCCAGCAACGTGCAGACTTACAGCGAGATTGAGGAGGCCAATCAGAAACTGGAGGCCTTAGAGGAGCTGCTCTCCAGCATCAACATTGACTGCTAA
- the LOC120559311 gene encoding ceramide synthase 5-like isoform X1 translates to MTSSISDWIWSERFWLPENVTWADLERPPTGAEYPRIRHILYALPLAVVVFLLRLLFERLVAKPCAHILQIQVGVPRQAQPNAVLEKVFQSKMCPDTRQLEGLSKQLDWDERKIQRWFRVRRNQDRPSMQKKFCESMWRFTFYLGIFIYGIRHLWVSPWMWDTRQCWYNYPFQPLSPGQFNHYAAELAFYWALMFSQFIDIKRKDFIMMLVHHLATIFLITFSYANNMLRVGTLVMCVHDASDIFLEAAKLANYAKYQRLCDGLFVVFSISFFFTRLVIYPFWVVYSVLVESWEIVGPYQAWWLLNGLLLVLQTLHVIWFYLIARIAIKAIFKGKVAKDDRSDIESSSDEEIYSSSSKNPSQTLKPKDSSHTGNLNGETHDH, encoded by the exons ATGACTTCCTCTATCTCAGACTGGATTTGGAGTGAGAGGTTTTGGCTTCCCGAAAATGTTACATGGGCGGACCTGGAGCGACCACCAACTGGTGCGGAGTATCCCCGAATAAGACATATACTATACGCCCTTCCTCTGGCTGTCGTAGTTTTTCTACTAAGATTGCTTTTTGAAAG GCTAGTGGCCAAACCCTGTGCCCACATACTTCAGATTCAGGTGGGAGTGCCTCGGCAAGCTCAGCCTAATGCTGTCCTGGAGAAGGTGTTTCAGTCCAAAATG TGTCCTGACACAAGGCAACTGGAGGGACTCTCCAAGCAGCTGGACTGGGATGAACGGAAAATACAGAGATGGTTTCGGGTCCGTCGAAACCAAGACAGGCCCAGTATGCAGAAAAAGTTCTGTGAGAGCAT GTGGCGATTTACATTTTACCTGGGGATTTTCATCTATGGCATTCGACATTTGTGGGTG TCGCCTTGGATGTGGGACACCAGACAGTGTTGGTACAACTACCCTTTTCAg CCTCTGAGTCCTGGACAATTCAACCACTATGCAGCTGAGCTTGCTTTCTATTGGGCTCTGATGTTTTCCCAGTTCATAGACATTAAACGTAAG GATTTTATCATGATGCTTGTCCACCATCTGGCCACCATATTCCTCATCACATTCTCCTATGCCAACAACATGCTAAGAGTTGGCACTTTggtcatgtgtgtgcatgatgcATCCGACATCTTCCTCGAG GCTGCCAAACTGGCCAACTATGCCAAGTACCAGAGGCTATGTGATGGCCTGTTTGTGGTCTTCAGCATAAGCTTTTTCTTCACTCGACTTGTCATCTATCCTTTCTG GGTTGTTTACAGTGTCCTGGTTGAGAGCTGGGAGATCGTTGGGCCATACCAGGCCTGGTGGTTGCTCAATGGCTTGCTGTTGGTGCTGCAGACTCTTCACGTCATCTGGTTCTACCTCATCGCTCGCATTGCTATCAAAGCCATATTCAAGGGAAAG GTGGCAAAAGACGACCGCAGTGACATCGAGAGCAGTTCGGACGAGGAGATTTATTCCAGTTCCAGTAAAAATCCCAGTCAGACCCTAAAACCAAAGGACAGCAGTCACACTGGTAACCTTAATGGAGAAACTCATGACCACTGA
- the slmapb gene encoding sarcolemma associated protein b isoform X2, translating into MDEKELSDPLNNVSLIKDDLTRSNMGSSGDSEKMIQHLNDELREAQELANTEKHKCMELQGILQEERKENKKQADESAKQIKHLQGQLRQLQDEAGILREQIDVSSSSHDELLSARDEVKALKRALEAATAERDHDVATIQTNLAAVSKDLEKWRQTANKYEREIDNLQRDLQQQSKQWQKTAEIQASELQSMQAECNGLQKECSVLRAEKQDTLNKHQKERSGLQNECASLKAEKEELLKAHQKDKGNLQSDCAALRSEKEAMLQRQQQLEKDLASSRAQNAELSNSLKALEGSQQELEKRLAALQLQHQQDSTKLQTQLDEADSHSKALQREYEEAKTELSDLKDKYEKTEQEKQLLTDEFEECKANMKELQEKGTKKPWVIWGPVAAVVLTAVTAAVLFRT; encoded by the exons ATGGATGAGAAAGAGCTGAGTGATCCCCTGAATAACGTATCGCTCATTAAAG ATGATCTGACCAGGTCAAATATGGGGTCCTCTGGAGATTCAGAGAAAATGATCCAGCACTTGAATGATGAACTTCGAGAAGCCCAGGAGCTAGCTAATACTGagaaacacaaatgcatggAGCTACAAG GTATCCTgcaggaagagagaaaagaaaataagaaacaAGCTGATGAATCTGCAAAACAGATCAAACATCTTCAAG GCCAGCTGCGGCAGCTCCAAGATGAAGCGGGCATTCTCAGAGAGCAGATAGATGTCTCTTCCAGTTCACATGACGAGCTACTAAGTGCACGTGACGAGGTGAAGGCACTGAAACGTGCCCTGGAGGCAGCCACTGCTGAGCGGGACCATGACGTTGCCACTATCCAGACCAACCTGGCAGCTGTCTCGAAGGACCTGGAAAAATGGCGTCAGACTGCCAACAAATATGAGCGTGAGATTGACAATCTACAGCGTGACCTTCAACAACAGAGCAAGCAGTGGCAGAAAACTGCAGAAATACAAG CCAGTGAGCTGCAGTCAATGCAGGCGGAGTGTAATGGCCTTCAGAAGGAGTGTTCAGTCCTGCGAGCTGAAAAACAAGACACCCTAAATAAGCACCAGAAGGAAAGGAGTGGTCTGCAAAATGAGTGTGCTTCCCTCAAGGCTGAGAAGGAGGAACTCCTCAAGGCTCACCAGAAAGACAAGGGCAACCTGCAGAGTGACTGTGCAGCTCTGCGCTCTGAGAAAGAGGCAATGCTGCAGAGACAGCAGCAGCTGGAGAAGGACCTCGCCAG TTCGCGTGCCCAGAATGCTGAGCTGAGCAACAGCCTCAAAGCCCTAGAGGGATCCCAGCAGGAGTTGGAGAAGAGGCTGGCAGCCCTGCAGCTCCAGCACCAGCAGGATAGCACCAAGCTGCAAACCCAACTGGATGAAGCTGACAGCCACAGCAAGGCTCTGCAGAGAGAG TATGAGGAGGCTAAGACGGAACTATCAGACCTAAAGGACAAATATGAGAAGACTGAGCAGGAAAAGCAGTTGCTTACAGATGAGTTTGAGGAGTGCAAAGCCAACATGAAGGAATTACAGGAGAAAGGGACAAAG
- the slmapb gene encoding sarcolemma associated protein b isoform X1 has translation MDEKELSDPLNNVSLIKDDLTRSNMGSSGDSEKMIQHLNDELREAQELANTEKHKCMELQGILQEERKENKKQADESAKQIKHLQGQLRQLQDEAGILREQIDVSSSSHDELLSARDEVKALKRALEAATAERDHDVATIQTNLAAVSKDLEKWRQTANKYEREIDNLQRDLQQQSKQWQKTAEIQASELQSMQAECNGLQKECSVLRAEKQDTLNKHQKERSGLQNECASLKAEKEELLKAHQKDKGNLQSDCAALRSEKEAMLQRQQQLEKDLASSRAQNAELSNSLKALEGSQQELEKRLAALQLQHQQDSTKLQTQLDEADSHSKALQREYEEAKTELSDLKDKYEKTEQEKQLLTDEFEECKANMKELQEKGTKTSLLLPVQAIVIGLILALLYWCFGALW, from the exons ATGGATGAGAAAGAGCTGAGTGATCCCCTGAATAACGTATCGCTCATTAAAG ATGATCTGACCAGGTCAAATATGGGGTCCTCTGGAGATTCAGAGAAAATGATCCAGCACTTGAATGATGAACTTCGAGAAGCCCAGGAGCTAGCTAATACTGagaaacacaaatgcatggAGCTACAAG GTATCCTgcaggaagagagaaaagaaaataagaaacaAGCTGATGAATCTGCAAAACAGATCAAACATCTTCAAG GCCAGCTGCGGCAGCTCCAAGATGAAGCGGGCATTCTCAGAGAGCAGATAGATGTCTCTTCCAGTTCACATGACGAGCTACTAAGTGCACGTGACGAGGTGAAGGCACTGAAACGTGCCCTGGAGGCAGCCACTGCTGAGCGGGACCATGACGTTGCCACTATCCAGACCAACCTGGCAGCTGTCTCGAAGGACCTGGAAAAATGGCGTCAGACTGCCAACAAATATGAGCGTGAGATTGACAATCTACAGCGTGACCTTCAACAACAGAGCAAGCAGTGGCAGAAAACTGCAGAAATACAAG CCAGTGAGCTGCAGTCAATGCAGGCGGAGTGTAATGGCCTTCAGAAGGAGTGTTCAGTCCTGCGAGCTGAAAAACAAGACACCCTAAATAAGCACCAGAAGGAAAGGAGTGGTCTGCAAAATGAGTGTGCTTCCCTCAAGGCTGAGAAGGAGGAACTCCTCAAGGCTCACCAGAAAGACAAGGGCAACCTGCAGAGTGACTGTGCAGCTCTGCGCTCTGAGAAAGAGGCAATGCTGCAGAGACAGCAGCAGCTGGAGAAGGACCTCGCCAG TTCGCGTGCCCAGAATGCTGAGCTGAGCAACAGCCTCAAAGCCCTAGAGGGATCCCAGCAGGAGTTGGAGAAGAGGCTGGCAGCCCTGCAGCTCCAGCACCAGCAGGATAGCACCAAGCTGCAAACCCAACTGGATGAAGCTGACAGCCACAGCAAGGCTCTGCAGAGAGAG TATGAGGAGGCTAAGACGGAACTATCAGACCTAAAGGACAAATATGAGAAGACTGAGCAGGAAAAGCAGTTGCTTACAGATGAGTTTGAGGAGTGCAAAGCCAACATGAAGGAATTACAGGAGAAAGGGACAAAG
- the LOC120559311 gene encoding ceramide synthase 5-like isoform X2: MCPDTRQLEGLSKQLDWDERKIQRWFRVRRNQDRPSMQKKFCESMWRFTFYLGIFIYGIRHLWVSPWMWDTRQCWYNYPFQPLSPGQFNHYAAELAFYWALMFSQFIDIKRKDFIMMLVHHLATIFLITFSYANNMLRVGTLVMCVHDASDIFLEAAKLANYAKYQRLCDGLFVVFSISFFFTRLVIYPFWVVYSVLVESWEIVGPYQAWWLLNGLLLVLQTLHVIWFYLIARIAIKAIFKGKVAKDDRSDIESSSDEEIYSSSSKNPSQTLKPKDSSHTGNLNGETHDH, translated from the exons ATG TGTCCTGACACAAGGCAACTGGAGGGACTCTCCAAGCAGCTGGACTGGGATGAACGGAAAATACAGAGATGGTTTCGGGTCCGTCGAAACCAAGACAGGCCCAGTATGCAGAAAAAGTTCTGTGAGAGCAT GTGGCGATTTACATTTTACCTGGGGATTTTCATCTATGGCATTCGACATTTGTGGGTG TCGCCTTGGATGTGGGACACCAGACAGTGTTGGTACAACTACCCTTTTCAg CCTCTGAGTCCTGGACAATTCAACCACTATGCAGCTGAGCTTGCTTTCTATTGGGCTCTGATGTTTTCCCAGTTCATAGACATTAAACGTAAG GATTTTATCATGATGCTTGTCCACCATCTGGCCACCATATTCCTCATCACATTCTCCTATGCCAACAACATGCTAAGAGTTGGCACTTTggtcatgtgtgtgcatgatgcATCCGACATCTTCCTCGAG GCTGCCAAACTGGCCAACTATGCCAAGTACCAGAGGCTATGTGATGGCCTGTTTGTGGTCTTCAGCATAAGCTTTTTCTTCACTCGACTTGTCATCTATCCTTTCTG GGTTGTTTACAGTGTCCTGGTTGAGAGCTGGGAGATCGTTGGGCCATACCAGGCCTGGTGGTTGCTCAATGGCTTGCTGTTGGTGCTGCAGACTCTTCACGTCATCTGGTTCTACCTCATCGCTCGCATTGCTATCAAAGCCATATTCAAGGGAAAG GTGGCAAAAGACGACCGCAGTGACATCGAGAGCAGTTCGGACGAGGAGATTTATTCCAGTTCCAGTAAAAATCCCAGTCAGACCCTAAAACCAAAGGACAGCAGTCACACTGGTAACCTTAATGGAGAAACTCATGACCACTGA
- the si:ch73-233m11.2 gene encoding LOW QUALITY PROTEIN: NACHT, LRR and PYD domains-containing protein 12 (The sequence of the model RefSeq protein was modified relative to this genomic sequence to represent the inferred CDS: inserted 1 base in 1 codon), which produces MDKDTVLTHTLKTDGMPTLLGGELPVRVMNNNKYISPLTSEAQATDRNVEDDLPSLDRAIHTALSDEIRAVTLVGPEGSGKTTVLEKLVVGWAKGEHLQNFSYVFHFRFRELNSLTGMFSLETLMLHHHVRVPSESMPQLLQKPEDVLFVFDDLDRCKHSLDPSAXALCSDPSQAATVSCLVASLLHGSLLKGAAFAVATRPTGCLKFLSGTRVEVLGFLKPQREAYSKGFFTDSAAANKAHMHMERTLGFYDICTSPRFCWTVCSVYKSLMDAGAKLPETLTQLYVDILVHLVQTLSLNKACNRELVFALGKMASHCSLDPHSSCTKEEMDSFGFQHFLTSVSVFLQVDGDQLDRRVFSFHSHLMQEFLLAVSFYLDSSTSVAKMLEKHKSSAKFVDIFLAGLSEPLQRRPLETLLGELNSNQVMDFKCWFKSSSEATLKGCYKDEHHRCFHLLHQAQNESLVKEIINPSARLGISYGDLSLKDCAALNYVVTCLGEMEQLNLYRTRNLTEEQAGMLAPTMSISHKIILSGSSLSPGAVSHLASALSRGFSKELDLSQTYLGDEKFKVLCSGLRDCKLHTLKLVVCNLTEAICGDLVSVLTSATSQLCVLDMRANQIGDQGFIKLSKVLHSPLCKLQELQLQCCELTGASMEGLSTALCSAQSELRKVDLTQNVIGDRGVEALCKSLQHPLCKLQSLNIFDNELTGAGCPYLMEALMSEHCSLSELDLSVNDLGQEGALLLCQALSRPGCPIEKLGLKRCELTQSVFKELSSVLRSGTSQLKSLIVGINAVGDQGVKHLWDAVAHPSCLLEDLDVEMTGLTDACVMDLCAAVRASKTLKSLEMRNNSLTNASVPALIQVMQDSHNMQEINLKYNDFCEEVFNMLNECDKIRY; this is translated from the exons ATGGACAAAGACACTGTGCTAACTCACACCCTGAAGACAGACGGCATGCCAACACTTCTTGGTGGAGAGCTGCCTGTCCGTGTGATGAACAACAATAAGTACATATCCCCGCTGACTTCTGAAGCTCAGGCAACCGACAGAAATGTAGAAGACGACTTGCCCTCCCTCGATCGTGCAATCCACACCGCTCTGTCTGATGAAATCAGAGCTGTGACATTGGTCGGTCCTGAAGGATCAGGTAAAACCACTGTTTTGGAGAAGCTAGTTGTGGGCTGGGCAAAAGGAGAACACCTTCAAAACTTTTCTTATGTTTTCCATTTCCGGTTCAGGGAGTTAAATTCTTTAACTGGGATGTTTTCTTTGGAGACATTAATGCTACACCATCATGTTCGTGTCCCTTCTGAGTCCATGCCCCAACTTCTGCAGAAGCCTGAagatgtgttgtttgtgtttgatgATCTGGATCGGTGCAAACACAGCCTGGACCCCTCCG CCGCCCTCTGCTCTGACCCGAGCCAGGCAGCGACGGTGTCCTGTTTAGTGGCCAGCTTGCTTCATGGATCGCTGCTGAAAGGAGCTGCCTTTGCGGTGGCAACCAGGCCGACCGGATGTCTGAAGTTTCTGAGTGGCACCCGGGTGGAGGTGTTGGGGTTTCTGAAGCCACAAAGAGAAGCCTACTCTAAGGGATTCTTTACTGACTCGGCTGCTGCCAACaaagcacacatgcacatggaAAGGACTTTAGGCTTTTATGATATTTGCACCTCCCCAAGATTTTGTTGGACAGTTTGTTCTGTTTACAAGTCTCTGATGGATGCCGGAGCTAAACTTCCTGAAACGTTAACTCAGCTGTATGTGGACATCCTGGTCCACCTGGTTCAGACGCTCTCGCTGAACAAGGCCTGCAACAGAGAATTAGTGTTCGCCCTCGGCAAGATGGCGTCTCATTGCTCCCTTGATCCGCATTCGAGCTGCACCAAAGAGGAAATGGATTCCTTtggttttcaacattttcttacCTCAGTTAGTGTTTTCTTGCAAGTAGATGGTGACCAGTTAGATAGACGTGTCTTCTCCTTCCACTCCCATCTGATGCAGGAGTTCCTCTTGGCCGTGTCTTTCTATTTGGACAGCTCAACGTCTGTGGCGAAGATGTTGGAAAAGCACAAAAGCAGTGCAAAGTTTGTAGATATCTTCTTGGCAGGGCTCTCAGAGCCACTTCAGCGCAGACCGCTGGAGACCCTGCTGGGGGAGCTGAATTCTAATCAGGTCATGGATTTCAAATGCTGGTTTAAAAGCAGCTCAGAGGCTACACTTAAGGGATGCTATAAAGACGAGCACCACCGCTGCTTCCATCTGCTTCATCAAGCTCAAAATGAGAGCTTGGTAAAAGAAATCATCAACCCCTCTGCACGATTAGGCATCAGTTATGGAGACCTGAGCCTTAAGGACTGTGCAGCTCTGAATTATGTTGTCACTTGCCTTGGTGAGATGGAGCAGTTGAATCTGTATCGTACAAGAAATCTGACGGAGGAACAAGCAGGGATGCTGGCTCCAACTATGAGCATATCCCATAagataat CTTGTCGGGCAGTTCCTTGAGTCCTGGCGCTGTCTCTCATCTGGCTTCAGCTCTCAGCAGAGGATTCTCCAAGGAGCTGGATCTCTCTCAAACCTACCTCGGAGATGAGAAGTTCAAAGTTCTCTGCTCTGGACTCAGAGACTGCAAGCTGCACACTTTAAA ACTTGTAGTATGCAACCTGACAGAGGCAATCTGTGGAGATCTGGTGTCTGTCCTGACCTCAGCCAcctctcagctgtgtgtgttagACATGAGGGCTAATCAGATCGGGGACCAGGGATTCATAAAACTGTCGAAAGTGCTGCATAGTCCTCTCTGCAAACTACAGGAGCTCCA gctGCAATGCTGCGAGTTGACTGGGGCATCCATGGAGGGTTTATCAACAGCTTTGTGTTCTGCCCAATCGGAGCTGAGAAAAGTGGACCTGACACAAAATGTGATTGGTGACAGAGGAGTGGAGGCTTTGTGCAAGTCCCTTCAACACCCACTTTGCAAACTGCAGAGCCTCAA tatCTTTGATAACGAGTTGACTGGTGCCGGCTGTCCTTATTTGATGGAGGCCTTGATGTCGGAGCACTGCTCTCTGTCAGAGCTGGACCTGTCAGTGAATGATTTAGGCCAGGAGGGGGCGCTGCTCCTCTGCCAAGCCCTCAGCCGACCTGGCTGTCCAATAGAAAAGCTTGG CTTGAAACGATGTGAGTTAACCCAGTCGGTCTTTAAGGAGCTGAGCTCAGTGCTGAGAAGTGGCACTTCTCAACTGAAGTCCCTGATTGTAGGTATAAATGCAGTAGGAGACCAAGGGGTTAAACATCTTTGGGATGCTGTTGCACATCCAAGCTGTCTGTTGGAGGACCTGGA CGTTGAGATGACCGGTTTGACGGACGCCTGCGTTATGGACTTGTGTGCTGCTGTAAGAGCCAGTAAGACTTTGAAGAGCCTGGAAATGAGAAACAACTCACTGACTAACGCCTCTGTCCCAGCCCTCATCCAGGTCATGCAGGACAGCCACAACATGCAAGAGATAAA CCTGAAGTACAACGACTTCTGTGAAGAGGTTTTCAACATGTTGAACGAGTGTGATAAAATAAGATACTGA